One region of Mycolicibacterium insubricum genomic DNA includes:
- the sfnG gene encoding dimethylsulfone monooxygenase SfnG → MSTERIADHVKFAYWVPNVSGGLVTSDIEQRTDWNYDYNRKLAQTAENNGFEYALTQVRYEASYGAEFQHESTSFSLALLLATERLKVIAAVHPGLWQPAVLAKLGATADHLSGGRFAVNVVSGWFKDEFTHLGEPWLEHDERYRRSAEFLQVLRKIWTEDDVDFRGDFYRIHDFTLKPKPLNTVDRPNPELFQGGNSTAARRNGGHHADWYFSNGKDFDGVTEQLLDVRGHARDAAREVRFGLNGFIIARDTEKEAKEVLREIIAKANRPAVDGFRDAVQQAGSSTGDGKGMWADSSFEDLVQYNDGFRTRLIGTPEQIAERIAAYRRRGVDLILGGFLHFQEEIEYFGRRVLPLVREIEATESADGELEIAS, encoded by the coding sequence ATGTCCACCGAACGCATTGCCGACCATGTGAAGTTCGCCTACTGGGTGCCCAATGTGAGCGGTGGTCTGGTCACCAGCGATATCGAGCAGCGCACCGACTGGAACTACGACTACAACCGGAAGCTTGCCCAGACGGCAGAGAACAACGGATTCGAGTACGCACTCACCCAGGTGCGCTACGAAGCCAGCTACGGCGCCGAATTCCAGCACGAATCAACCAGTTTCAGTCTGGCGCTGCTCTTGGCCACCGAGCGGCTGAAGGTGATCGCCGCCGTTCATCCCGGACTGTGGCAGCCGGCGGTTCTGGCCAAGCTGGGCGCCACCGCCGACCACTTGTCCGGCGGCCGGTTCGCAGTCAACGTGGTGTCGGGCTGGTTCAAGGACGAGTTCACCCACCTCGGCGAACCCTGGCTGGAGCACGACGAGCGCTACCGGCGCAGCGCGGAATTCCTCCAGGTGCTGCGCAAGATCTGGACCGAGGACGACGTCGATTTCCGCGGCGACTTCTACCGGATCCACGACTTCACCCTCAAACCCAAACCGCTGAACACCGTCGACCGTCCGAATCCCGAACTCTTCCAAGGAGGTAACTCCACCGCCGCACGACGCAACGGCGGCCACCACGCGGACTGGTACTTCTCCAACGGCAAGGATTTCGACGGTGTCACCGAGCAGTTGCTGGACGTCCGTGGCCACGCGCGTGATGCCGCCCGGGAGGTCAGGTTCGGGCTGAACGGGTTCATCATCGCCCGGGATACGGAGAAGGAGGCGAAGGAAGTGCTCCGCGAGATCATCGCCAAGGCCAACCGGCCCGCCGTCGACGGATTCCGCGATGCGGTCCAGCAGGCGGGCAGTTCCACCGGCGACGGGAAGGGCATGTGGGCCGACTCGTCGTTCGAGGATCTCGTTCAGTACAACGACGGGTTCCGCACCCGGCTGATCGGCACCCCCGAGCAGATCGCCGAGCGCATCGCCGCCTACCGCCGGCGCGGGGTGGACCTCATTCTCGGTGGCTTCCTGCACTTTCAGGAGGAGATCGAGTACTTCGGGCGCCGCGTGCTGCCCCTGGTCCGCGAGATCGAGGCCACCGAATCGGCCGACGGGGAACTGGAGATCGCCTCGTGA
- a CDS encoding LLM class flavin-dependent oxidoreductase yields MTVRLHWFLPTYGDSRAIVGGGHGTPAGAAGGDREATIDYLASIVRSAEQFGFTGALIPTGAWCEDAFITAALLARETTTLAFLVAFRPGLVSPTLSAQMAATFARHAPGRILLNVVVGGEDHEQRAFGDHLNKDARYRRCDEFLEVVRRLWAGETVTHRGDYLDIEEAVLAAPPNPVPPLYFGGSSRAAGPVAARHADVYLTWGEPPDAVREKVEWIRGLAAAQGRAVRFGIRLHTISRDSSAQAWQTADQLVAALDEETVRAAQAGLARSQSEGQRRMVALHEESRRTRSWRHARSLEIAPNLWSGVGLVRGGAGTALVGSHTEVADRIAEYAAVGIDEFIFSGYPHLEELFWFGEGVVPILRARGLFDAGALDTPAVSIPFVGVAR; encoded by the coding sequence GTGACCGTCAGACTGCACTGGTTTCTGCCGACCTACGGTGACAGCCGCGCGATCGTCGGCGGCGGCCACGGAACCCCCGCCGGCGCAGCCGGCGGCGACCGGGAGGCCACCATCGACTATCTGGCGTCCATCGTGCGATCCGCCGAACAGTTCGGGTTCACCGGCGCCCTGATCCCCACCGGCGCCTGGTGCGAGGACGCCTTCATCACCGCGGCGCTGCTCGCCCGGGAGACCACCACGCTGGCGTTCCTGGTGGCGTTTCGCCCCGGCCTGGTCAGTCCCACCCTGTCGGCGCAGATGGCCGCCACCTTCGCTCGTCACGCCCCGGGCCGGATCCTGCTCAACGTCGTGGTGGGCGGTGAGGATCACGAGCAGCGGGCCTTCGGCGACCACCTGAACAAGGATGCCCGCTATCGTCGTTGCGACGAGTTCCTCGAGGTGGTGCGAAGACTGTGGGCAGGCGAAACCGTCACGCACAGAGGCGATTACCTCGATATCGAGGAGGCGGTGCTTGCGGCTCCGCCGAATCCGGTGCCACCCCTGTACTTCGGGGGCAGTTCGCGGGCGGCCGGGCCGGTGGCCGCGCGGCACGCCGACGTGTATCTGACCTGGGGAGAACCGCCGGACGCCGTACGCGAGAAGGTCGAGTGGATCCGCGGTCTCGCCGCGGCGCAGGGACGCGCCGTCCGCTTCGGCATCCGGCTGCACACCATCTCCCGCGACTCCTCGGCACAGGCCTGGCAAACCGCCGATCAGCTGGTGGCCGCCCTGGACGAGGAGACGGTGCGCGCCGCGCAGGCCGGTCTGGCCCGCAGCCAGTCCGAGGGGCAGCGGCGGATGGTGGCCCTGCACGAGGAGAGCCGGCGCACCAGGTCGTGGCGCCACGCCCGCAGCCTGGAGATAGCGCCCAACCTGTGGTCCGGCGTCGGACTGGTGCGCGGCGGTGCCGGCACCGCGCTGGTCGGCAGTCACACCGAGGTGGCCGACCGGATCGCCGAGTACGCCGCCGTCGGGATCGACGAGTTCATCTTCTCCGGCTATCCGCATCTGGAGGAGCTGTTCTGGTTCGGCGAGGGTGTGGTCCCCATCCTGCGCGCGCGTGGGCTTTTCGACGCGGGTGCCCTGGACACCCCGGCGGTGTCGATTCCGTTTGTCGGGGTGGCACGTTGA
- a CDS encoding SfnB family sulfur acquisition oxidoreductase, which translates to MAAAGALADAFADSAAARDAERELPHRQVRALKDSGLLALSVPVEHGGIEAPASVIAEVFRLLAGADPSLAQIPHSHYTLLAALRLQGSPAQQQLFYEKVLAGALFANAQSERGPHPIDVDTTVLVPTDSGAHRLSGRKYYCTGALFADWVIVRASLAEHREEQPTAATPKALAFIPSGTPGLTVVDDWDGMGQRTTASGTVTLDDVEVPRSHVVPFTPIFDRPTLYGARAQLFHAAIDVGIATGALEEGVAQAARARPHFEAGVPTAAEDPTLVQVAGEVTVTVRAAQALLAEAGRAVDTAAAQLTAESAAAASIAVAVAKVAAARAALEAAGALFELGGTRSATATANLSRYWRDARTHTLHDATRWKLQHIGRHTLTGALPPRHGQL; encoded by the coding sequence CTGGCGGCGGCGGGCGCGCTGGCCGATGCGTTCGCCGACAGCGCGGCCGCCCGCGATGCCGAGCGGGAACTGCCGCACCGACAGGTGCGGGCGTTGAAGGACTCGGGGCTGCTCGCGTTGTCGGTGCCGGTCGAACACGGCGGCATCGAGGCACCGGCCTCGGTGATCGCGGAGGTCTTCCGGTTACTGGCCGGCGCCGATCCGTCCCTGGCCCAGATTCCGCATTCCCACTACACCTTGCTGGCGGCGTTGCGGCTGCAGGGAAGCCCGGCGCAGCAGCAGCTCTTCTACGAAAAGGTTTTAGCAGGAGCGCTTTTCGCCAACGCCCAGTCAGAGCGCGGCCCGCATCCCATCGATGTGGACACCACCGTTCTGGTGCCCACGGACTCCGGTGCCCATCGGCTCTCCGGCCGCAAGTACTACTGCACCGGTGCACTGTTCGCCGACTGGGTGATCGTCCGAGCCTCACTGGCCGAGCACCGGGAGGAACAGCCGACGGCCGCCACGCCCAAGGCACTGGCGTTCATCCCGTCCGGGACCCCGGGGCTGACGGTGGTCGACGACTGGGACGGGATGGGCCAGCGCACCACCGCGTCCGGCACGGTGACCCTCGACGACGTCGAGGTGCCCCGCTCCCACGTCGTGCCCTTCACCCCGATCTTCGACCGCCCTACCCTCTACGGTGCCCGGGCACAGCTGTTCCACGCCGCCATCGACGTCGGGATCGCGACCGGTGCACTCGAGGAGGGGGTTGCCCAGGCCGCGCGGGCGCGGCCACACTTCGAGGCCGGGGTGCCGACCGCTGCCGAGGACCCCACCCTGGTGCAGGTGGCCGGGGAGGTGACGGTGACGGTTCGCGCCGCCCAGGCCCTGTTGGCCGAGGCCGGGCGCGCCGTCGATACAGCCGCCGCGCAGCTGACCGCCGAGAGCGCGGCCGCCGCCTCCATCGCGGTGGCCGTGGCGAAGGTCGCCGCCGCCCGCGCGGCGCTGGAGGCCGCCGGCGCGCTGTTCGAGCTGGGCGGCACCCGCAGTGCGACCGCGACCGCGAACCTGTCGCGGTACTGGCGCGACGCGCGCACCCACACCCTGCACGACGCGACGCGATGGAAGCTGCAGCACATCGGCCGTCATACCCTCACCGGGGCGCTACCGCCGCGCCACGGCCAACTGTGA